In the genome of Actinomycetes bacterium, the window CGTTGAGGGCCAGCACCGCCTCGAACGTCGCCTGGGACATCCGTCCTCCTCATCGACCGACGGCGCCCTCGCCCGGTCACGAGGGGGCCCTCGCCCCCAGTGTCAGCCCAGGTCGGCCGGGACGTCGACGTCGCGCCCCGCTCCCCACCCGTCGCCGACCGTCACCAGGTCCACGCCGTCCACCAGCAGCCGCACCGGCCGGCCGCCGACCGGTTCCAGCTCGGTGAGCCGCCGGGCCAGCGCCGCCCGCTGCCATGCGGCGGCCAGCGGCTGCATCCGGCCATCGGCGTCCGACAGCACCGCGGCGTCGTGGCCCGCCACCGCCGCGACCAGCGCCGGCAGCGCCGGCCCGACGTCCGGCATGTCGGCGCCCACGACCACCACCACGGCGGACGACGTCAGCTCGAGTCCCGCCGCCAGCCCGGCGAGCGGCCCGCCCAGTGGCGGCTCCTCGCGGGTCCACGTCACGTCCGGCCGCCGGGTGACCCGCGGTGGACCCACGCAGACGAGCGCCCCGACCCGGGAGCCCAGCCCACCGGCCACCGAGTCGAGCACCGCGTCGAGAAGCAGCGCGACCTTGTCCGCGCCGAACCGTCGGGCCTCCCCGCCCGCGAGCACGACGACATCGACCGGCACGTGCCGACGATAGGCCGCGCGGCCGCCGGGAACCCCCGCTAACGTCGCCTCATGGACTTCCGCGACACCTCCTCGGAGGCCGCCTTCCGCGCCGAGCTGCGCGAGTGGCTGGCCGCGAACCTGCCGGCGGGCTGGGCCGAGCGCCCGCCGTCCGCGGGCCTGGAGGACCTCGACTTCTGGCGGGACTGGTCCGCGAAGCTCGCCGCCGCGGGCTACGCCGGCGTCACCTGGCCGACGGAGTACGGCGGGCTGGGCCTGCCGCCCACCTTCCAGGGCATCTACCTGGAGGAGTCGGCCCGCGCGGACGCCCCGAGCCACCTCGGGGTCATCGGCCTGGGCATGGCCGGCCCGACGATCCTGGCCTGGGGCAGCGACGAGCAGAAGGCGCGCTTCCTGCCGCCGCTGCTCACGGGCCAGGAGGTGTGGTGCCAGGGCTTCTCTGAGCCCGGCTCCGGCTCCGACCTGGCCAGCGCCCGCACCCGGGCCGAGCTGGACGGCGACGAGTGGGTGGTCAGCGGCCAGAAGGTGTGGTCGTCCTACGCGCACATCGCCGACTGGTGCATCCTCGTCGTCCGCACCGACCCGGACGCCGACCGGCACCGCGGGCTGTCCTACCTGCTGGTCGACATGCACTGCCCCGGCGTGGAGGTGCGGCCGCTGCGGCAGATCACCGGTGACCCGGAGTTCAACGAGATCTACTTCACCGACGTCCGGGTGCCGCGCGACTCGATGCTGGGCCAGCCGGGCGACGGCTGGTCGGTGGCCATGACCACGTTGCTGCACGAGCGCGGCACCCTCGGCTTCAGCCTCACCGCGCGGCTCGAGGCACTGCTGCGCCGGCTGGTCGAGACCGCGCGCACCACCCGCCCGGACGGCGTCCGCCCGGCCGACGACCCGCTGGTGCGCGACCAGGTCGCCGCCCTCGCCATCGACCTGCAGGCGCTGCGGTTCACCAACTACCGGGCGTTGACCACGCTGGTGAAGACCGGCGTGCCCGGCCCGGAGGGCTCGATCGCCAAGCTGCACTGGTCGGAGGCCAACCAGCGGCTGAGCAAGCTGGCCATCGAGATCCTCGGTCCGCAGGGCCGGCT includes:
- a CDS encoding acyl-CoA dehydrogenase family protein — encoded protein: MDFRDTSSEAAFRAELREWLAANLPAGWAERPPSAGLEDLDFWRDWSAKLAAAGYAGVTWPTEYGGLGLPPTFQGIYLEESARADAPSHLGVIGLGMAGPTILAWGSDEQKARFLPPLLTGQEVWCQGFSEPGSGSDLASARTRAELDGDEWVVSGQKVWSSYAHIADWCILVVRTDPDADRHRGLSYLLVDMHCPGVEVRPLRQITGDPEFNEIYFTDVRVPRDSMLGQPGDGWSVAMTTLLHERGTLGFSLTARLEALLRRLVETARTTRPDGVRPADDPLVRDQVAALAIDLQALRFTNYRALTTLVKTGVPGPEGSIAKLHWSEANQRLSKLAIEILGPQGRLDGGDGFWGGFWAYQQLRSRGNTIEAGTSEILRNIIAERVVGLPRSR
- a CDS encoding NTP transferase domain-containing protein, translated to MPVDVVVLAGGEARRFGADKVALLLDAVLDSVAGGLGSRVGALVCVGPPRVTRRPDVTWTREEPPLGGPLAGLAAGLELTSSAVVVVVGADMPDVGPALPALVAAVAGHDAAVLSDADGRMQPLAAAWQRAALARRLTELEPVGGRPVRLLVDGVDLVTVGDGWGAGRDVDVPADLG